One window from the genome of Mumia sp. ZJ1417 encodes:
- the rpsI gene encoding 30S ribosomal protein S9: protein MAESSTETVETDEFAANAEGVAYTSETAPSAESAARSSIIAPSAATGRRKEAVARVRLVPGTGAWTVNGKPLEEYLPNKLHQQIAKEAFASTGLGESFDVIARVSGGGMTGQAGALRLGVARALNAVDEESNRATLKKAGLLTRDARAKERKKAGLKKARKAPQYSKR, encoded by the coding sequence GTGGCTGAGTCCAGCACCGAGACCGTCGAGACCGACGAGTTCGCCGCCAACGCCGAGGGCGTTGCTTACACCTCCGAGACCGCTCCGAGTGCGGAGTCGGCGGCACGTTCGTCGATCATCGCGCCCTCTGCTGCCACCGGCCGTCGCAAGGAGGCCGTCGCTCGCGTCCGCCTCGTGCCCGGCACCGGCGCATGGACGGTCAACGGCAAGCCGCTCGAGGAGTACCTCCCCAACAAGCTGCACCAGCAGATCGCCAAGGAGGCCTTCGCAAGCACCGGTCTCGGTGAGAGCTTCGACGTGATCGCTCGCGTCTCGGGTGGCGGCATGACCGGTCAGGCCGGCGCGCTGCGCCTCGGCGTGGCCCGCGCGCTGAACGCGGTCGACGAGGAGTCGAACCGCGCCACCCTCAAGAAGGCCGGGCTGCTCACGCGTGACGCCCGCGCCAAGGAGCGCAAGAAGGCTGGCCTCAAGAAGGCCCGCAAGGCGCCTCAGTACAGCAAGCGCTGA
- the rplM gene encoding 50S ribosomal protein L13 has product MRTYSPKPGDVDRQWHVIDAEDVVLGRLAVQTATLLRGKHKPTFAPHIDNGDFVIIVNAEKVALSGNKREDKLAYRHSGYPGGLKQIAYGDLLDKDPRKAIEKAVWGMIPKNRLGRALMSKLKVYAGPEHPHSAQQPKTFDIKQIAQ; this is encoded by the coding sequence GTGCGCACGTACAGCCCGAAGCCTGGTGACGTCGACCGCCAGTGGCACGTCATCGACGCAGAAGACGTGGTGCTCGGACGACTTGCCGTCCAGACAGCGACCCTGCTTCGCGGCAAGCACAAGCCCACGTTCGCTCCGCACATCGACAACGGTGACTTCGTCATCATCGTCAACGCGGAGAAGGTCGCCCTCTCGGGCAACAAGCGCGAGGACAAGCTCGCCTACCGCCACAGTGGCTACCCGGGTGGTCTGAAGCAGATCGCGTACGGCGACCTGCTTGACAAGGACCCGCGCAAGGCCATCGAGAAGGCAGTCTGGGGCATGATCCCCAAGAACCGCCTCGGCCGCGCGCTCATGAGCAAGCTGAAGGTCTACGCCGGCCCGGAGCACCCGCACTCCGCGCAGCAGCCGAAGACCTTCGATATCAAGCAGATCGCCCAGTAG
- a CDS encoding citrate synthase has protein sequence MTDATPSADGQTLTVRDDRTGKEYVLPIVDGTIRASDLGKIRVSDDEPGIASYDPGFTNTASTRSAVTFIDGEKGILEYRGYPIEQLAEKSSFLEVAYLLINGDLPSKEQYDSWVHDITFHTFVHENIKSLMQGFRYDAHPMGMLLSAVGGLSTFYPEARNIHDAETRHLQIVRMIAKMPTLGAWSFRHAQGKPYVYPDNDLSYAENFLAMLFKMSEAKYEADPRLVKALEVLFILHADHEQNCSTNAVRSVGSSQVDPYSAVSAGIGALYGPLHGGANEAVLKMLRRIGDVSNVPAFIEGVKAGNERLMGFGHRVYKNYDPRATIIKKATDDVFEVTGVNPLLKIAVELEKIALEDEYFVKRKLYPNVDFYSGLIYEALQFPPEMFTVLFAIPRTAGWLAQWLELVNDSEQKIARPKQIYTGERGLVFPSSSERWA, from the coding sequence GTGACAGACGCCACGCCCTCGGCTGATGGCCAGACCCTGACCGTCCGCGACGACCGGACCGGCAAGGAGTACGTGCTCCCGATCGTCGACGGGACGATCCGGGCGAGCGACCTCGGCAAGATCCGGGTCAGCGACGACGAGCCCGGGATCGCCTCGTACGACCCCGGCTTCACCAACACCGCCAGCACTCGCTCGGCCGTCACCTTCATCGACGGCGAGAAGGGGATCCTGGAGTACCGGGGCTACCCGATCGAGCAGCTGGCCGAGAAGTCGTCGTTCCTCGAGGTCGCCTACCTGCTGATCAACGGTGACCTGCCGTCCAAGGAGCAGTACGACTCCTGGGTGCACGACATCACGTTCCACACCTTCGTGCACGAGAACATCAAGTCGCTCATGCAGGGCTTCCGCTACGACGCGCACCCGATGGGCATGCTGCTCTCGGCGGTCGGTGGCCTCTCGACGTTCTACCCCGAGGCCCGCAACATCCACGACGCGGAGACGCGCCACCTCCAGATCGTCCGCATGATCGCCAAGATGCCGACACTGGGTGCCTGGTCGTTCCGTCACGCGCAGGGCAAGCCCTACGTCTACCCCGACAACGACCTGTCGTACGCCGAGAACTTCCTCGCGATGCTGTTCAAGATGAGCGAGGCGAAGTACGAGGCCGATCCGCGTCTCGTCAAGGCGCTCGAGGTGCTCTTCATCCTCCACGCCGACCACGAGCAGAACTGCTCGACGAACGCGGTGCGCTCGGTCGGCTCGAGCCAGGTCGACCCCTACTCGGCGGTCTCGGCCGGCATCGGCGCGCTCTACGGCCCGCTGCACGGTGGCGCCAACGAGGCCGTCCTCAAGATGCTGCGCCGCATCGGCGACGTGAGCAACGTCCCCGCCTTCATCGAGGGTGTCAAGGCCGGCAACGAGCGGCTGATGGGCTTCGGCCACCGGGTCTACAAGAACTACGACCCGCGCGCCACGATCATCAAGAAGGCGACCGACGACGTCTTCGAGGTCACCGGGGTCAACCCGCTCCTCAAGATCGCCGTCGAGCTGGAGAAGATCGCGCTCGAGGACGAGTACTTCGTCAAGCGCAAGCTCTACCCCAACGTCGACTTCTACTCGGGCCTCATCTACGAGGCGCTGCAGTTCCCGCCGGAGATGTTCACCGTGCTGTTCGCGATCCCGCGCACGGCCGGCTGGCTGGCACAGTGGCTCGAGCTGGTCAACGACTCGGAGCAGAAGATCGCCCGCCCGAAGCAGATCTACACCGGCGAGCGCGGTCTGGTCTTCCCGTCGAGCAGCGAGCGCTGGGCCTGA
- a CDS encoding NADP-dependent oxidoreductase, which translates to MTETSTSKPASTGPYASRQVRLRERPVGYPGPQTWDLTTTDLPEPGPGELVVAVSHVSLDPAMRGWLNDVRSYVPPVGIGEVMRAGAAGTVVASQHPSYAVGDTVTGSFGVTEYALSDGEGLVLVDPAVAGTPTWLGALGMPGMTAYFGLLDVGRASAGDTVLVSGAAGAVGSIVGQIAKALGCTVIGIAGGADKCDWLTSIGFDAVIDYKAVHDSKPVNVLKRLRDVAPDGIDVFFDNVGGDTLDAGLANLRRGARVVICGAISGTTRPRSRRGRAATCRCSSSGRR; encoded by the coding sequence ATGACCGAGACGTCCACAAGCAAGCCCGCGAGCACAGGCCCGTACGCGAGCCGCCAGGTACGCCTGCGCGAGCGCCCGGTCGGCTACCCCGGCCCGCAGACCTGGGACCTCACGACAACCGACCTGCCGGAGCCCGGGCCCGGTGAGCTCGTCGTCGCCGTCAGCCACGTCTCGCTCGACCCCGCGATGCGCGGCTGGCTGAACGACGTCAGGTCGTACGTCCCGCCGGTCGGCATCGGCGAGGTGATGCGTGCGGGCGCCGCCGGCACCGTCGTCGCGTCCCAGCACCCCTCGTACGCGGTGGGTGACACCGTCACCGGCAGTTTCGGCGTCACCGAGTACGCCCTCTCCGACGGCGAGGGGCTCGTCCTCGTCGACCCCGCCGTCGCCGGCACGCCGACGTGGCTCGGGGCCCTCGGGATGCCGGGGATGACGGCGTACTTCGGGCTGCTCGACGTCGGCCGCGCGAGCGCCGGCGACACCGTGCTCGTCTCCGGTGCCGCGGGCGCCGTCGGCAGCATCGTCGGGCAGATCGCGAAGGCCCTGGGCTGCACCGTCATCGGCATCGCCGGCGGCGCAGACAAGTGCGACTGGCTGACCTCGATCGGCTTCGACGCCGTGATCGACTACAAGGCTGTGCACGATTCAAAGCCTGTGAACGTCCTCAAGCGACTGCGTGACGTCGCTCCCGACGGGATCGACGTCTTCTTCGACAACGTCGGCGGCGACACCCTCGACGCCGGGCTGGCCAACCTGCGCCGCGGCGCGCGCGTCGTGATCTGCGGTGCGATCTCGGGTACAACGAGACCACGCTCCCGCCGGGGCCGAGCCGCTACATGTCGCTGCTCGTCTTCCGGGCGTCGATGA
- the truA gene encoding tRNA pseudouridine(38-40) synthase TruA, giving the protein MRWRLDLAYDGAAYRGWATQPGLPSVQQSIEDALTLVLRLDEPARLTVAGRTDTGVHARGQVVHVDLPDDVETDETHLVRRLDRVLPDDIVVRSARLAPVGFDARFSALRRRYVYRIWDGPTGPDPLLRNHVVHHHKPLDISAMNDAAVGILGEHDFAAFCRRREGASTIRSLIQLTTRRTDTGIVETTVVADAFCHSMVRSLMGALTAVGEGRNEPAWMTRVLKAKVRDSRVKVMPAHGLTLEEVVYPADSQLADRAQESRQFRGTIESPEDD; this is encoded by the coding sequence GTGCGCTGGAGACTCGACCTCGCCTATGACGGTGCGGCCTACCGTGGCTGGGCCACCCAACCCGGGCTCCCCTCGGTGCAGCAGTCGATCGAGGACGCGCTCACGCTCGTCCTCCGACTCGACGAGCCGGCACGCCTGACGGTGGCCGGACGGACGGACACCGGCGTCCACGCCCGCGGGCAGGTCGTGCACGTCGACCTCCCCGACGACGTCGAGACCGACGAGACCCACCTGGTCCGTCGCCTCGACCGGGTGCTCCCCGACGACATCGTCGTCCGGTCGGCGCGCCTGGCGCCCGTGGGGTTCGACGCACGCTTCTCGGCGCTGCGGCGCCGCTACGTCTATCGCATCTGGGACGGCCCCACCGGGCCCGACCCGCTGCTCCGCAACCATGTCGTCCACCACCACAAGCCACTCGACATCTCGGCGATGAACGACGCAGCCGTCGGCATCCTCGGCGAGCACGACTTCGCCGCGTTCTGCCGTCGCAGGGAGGGCGCGAGCACGATCCGCAGCCTCATCCAGCTGACGACGCGACGCACCGACACCGGCATCGTCGAGACGACCGTGGTCGCCGACGCGTTCTGCCACTCGATGGTGCGCTCGCTCATGGGCGCACTCACCGCCGTCGGCGAAGGACGCAACGAGCCTGCCTGGATGACGAGGGTCCTCAAGGCCAAGGTCCGCGACTCCCGGGTCAAGGTGATGCCCGCACACGGACTCACCCTCGAGGAGGTCGTCTACCCGGCCGACTCGCAGCTGGCCGACCGCGCCCAGGAGAGCCGCCAGTTCCGCGGGACCATCGAAAGCCCCGAGGATGACTGA
- a CDS encoding class I SAM-dependent methyltransferase: MTEHYFDASPSGPEERRDVRARIWDHDYVFTTAAGVFARDGLDKATAVLLKTFDPPDHASTVLDLGCGWGPIACAVAAEVPGCTVHAVDTNARALTLTRDNAARAGVADRVVASLPSDVPATVTFDEIWSNPPIRIGKEALHALLLTWLPRLAEDGVARLVVGKNLGADSLARWLADQGWPTEKAASAKGFRVLLVRRG; encoded by the coding sequence ATGACTGAGCACTACTTCGACGCGTCTCCCTCGGGCCCCGAGGAGCGCCGCGACGTCCGCGCGCGGATCTGGGACCACGACTACGTCTTCACCACCGCTGCCGGGGTCTTCGCGCGCGACGGGCTCGACAAGGCGACGGCGGTGCTGCTGAAGACGTTCGACCCTCCCGACCATGCGAGCACGGTGCTCGACCTGGGGTGCGGGTGGGGACCGATCGCGTGCGCCGTGGCCGCGGAGGTCCCGGGGTGCACGGTGCACGCCGTCGACACCAACGCCCGCGCGTTGACGCTGACCCGCGACAACGCGGCGCGTGCGGGGGTCGCCGACCGTGTCGTCGCGTCCCTTCCCAGCGACGTGCCGGCCACGGTGACCTTCGACGAGATCTGGTCCAACCCGCCGATCCGGATCGGCAAGGAGGCGCTCCACGCGCTGCTCCTCACCTGGCTCCCCCGGCTCGCCGAGGACGGCGTCGCTCGCCTGGTGGTCGGCAAGAACCTCGGTGCCGACTCCCTCGCCCGCTGGCTCGCCGACCAGGGCTGGCCGACCGAGAAGGCCGCGAGCGCCAAGGGTTTCCGGGTGCTCCTCGTACGCCGCGGCTGA
- a CDS encoding ABC-F family ATP-binding cassette domain-containing protein — protein MTHVDLSGIRYDLPDGRVLLDDVSFRVGDGAVVALVGANGAGKTTLMKIITGEITPHAGTVARSGGLGVMRQMVTRHPDGSHLETVRELLLSVAPPRVRLAAARLDEVELALMEHDDEATQMRYASALAEYADAGGYEVEVTWDACCTAALGISYERAKWRDLSTMSGGEQKRLVLEGLLRGPDEVLLLDEPDNYLDVPGKQWLESQLDATQKTVLYVSHDRALLANTATRIVALELGAAGSTTWTHPGGFATYHEARAARFARLEEQRRRWDEEHHKLRELMLMYKNKAAYNSDMAARYRAAQTRLRKFEEAGPPEEVPHEQNVAMRLTGGRTGKRAVVCEDLELTGLMRPFDLEVWYGERVAVLGSNGSGKSHFLRLLAAGGTRPDIEHAPVAGSDGDAVASVAHTGLARLGARVRPGLFVQTHTHPELVGRTLLEILHRGEVDARGIGRRGMGREEAARKLDRYGLARSSEQTFDSLSGGQQARFQILLLELSGATLLLLDEPTDNLDVESAEALEDGLEAFDGTVLAVTHDRWFARRFDRFLVFGEDGTVYESDEPVWDEGRVARER, from the coding sequence GTGACCCACGTCGATCTGTCCGGAATCCGCTACGACCTCCCAGACGGGAGAGTCCTGCTGGACGACGTCTCGTTCCGGGTCGGGGACGGTGCCGTCGTGGCGCTCGTCGGGGCCAACGGCGCGGGCAAGACGACGCTGATGAAGATCATCACCGGCGAGATCACGCCGCACGCCGGTACCGTCGCGCGCAGCGGTGGTCTGGGGGTGATGCGCCAGATGGTGACGCGACACCCCGACGGCTCCCACCTCGAGACCGTGCGCGAGCTGCTCCTCTCCGTCGCGCCGCCGCGCGTGCGCCTTGCCGCCGCGCGCCTCGACGAGGTGGAGCTGGCACTCATGGAGCACGACGACGAGGCGACCCAGATGCGCTACGCATCTGCTCTCGCCGAGTACGCCGACGCCGGTGGCTACGAGGTCGAGGTCACCTGGGACGCCTGCTGCACCGCCGCGCTGGGGATCTCGTACGAGCGGGCGAAGTGGCGCGACCTGTCCACGATGTCCGGCGGCGAGCAGAAGCGCCTCGTGCTCGAGGGTCTGCTCCGCGGCCCCGACGAGGTGCTGCTCCTCGACGAGCCTGACAACTATCTCGACGTGCCCGGCAAGCAGTGGCTCGAGAGCCAGCTCGACGCCACCCAGAAGACGGTGCTGTACGTGAGCCACGACCGCGCCCTGCTCGCGAACACCGCGACCCGGATCGTGGCGCTCGAGCTGGGGGCGGCCGGGAGCACGACGTGGACGCACCCCGGCGGGTTCGCGACCTACCACGAGGCGCGCGCGGCCCGTTTCGCCCGGCTCGAAGAGCAGCGCAGGCGCTGGGACGAGGAGCACCACAAGCTGCGCGAGCTGATGCTCATGTACAAGAACAAGGCGGCGTACAACTCCGACATGGCCGCGCGCTATCGGGCGGCTCAGACGCGGCTGCGCAAGTTCGAGGAGGCGGGCCCGCCGGAGGAGGTCCCGCACGAGCAGAACGTCGCGATGCGCCTGACCGGTGGTCGTACGGGCAAGCGCGCGGTGGTCTGCGAGGACCTGGAGCTCACCGGACTCATGCGGCCCTTCGACCTCGAGGTCTGGTACGGGGAGCGGGTCGCCGTGCTCGGATCGAACGGGTCGGGCAAGTCGCACTTCCTGCGCCTGCTCGCGGCCGGAGGCACCCGGCCCGACATCGAGCATGCGCCGGTCGCCGGGTCGGACGGCGACGCGGTCGCGTCCGTCGCTCACACCGGGTTGGCGCGTCTGGGCGCCCGTGTGAGGCCGGGGCTTTTCGTGCAGACCCACACCCATCCCGAGCTCGTCGGCCGCACCCTGCTCGAGATCCTGCACCGAGGCGAGGTCGATGCGCGGGGGATCGGGCGTCGCGGGATGGGACGCGAAGAGGCGGCCCGCAAGCTGGACCGCTACGGCCTGGCCCGCTCTTCCGAGCAGACCTTCGACTCGCTCTCGGGCGGTCAGCAGGCCCGCTTCCAGATCCTGCTGCTCGAGCTCTCAGGGGCGACGCTGCTCCTGCTTGACGAGCCGACCGACAACCTCGACGTCGAGTCGGCGGAGGCGCTCGAGGACGGCTTGGAAGCATTCGACGGGACCGTCCTCGCGGTGACCCACGACCGATGGTTCGCACGCCGGTTCGACCGGTTCCTCGTGTTCGGGGAGGACGGCACGGTCTACGAGAGCGACGAGCCGGTGTGGGACGAGGGTCGGGTCGCGCGCGAGCGCTGA
- a CDS encoding NfeD family protein: MTVYVILGLLGLALLAVSLLVGDLFDGLTDGLPGDVFSSAVIGGFVAAFGFGGALADGLGLRLLVSLPVAVVSGVLVAWFAGWLTGLVRGGGSDATPSVADSIGRSGRIVSEVPADGYGLVRVAVGGHTLQLNARSVRPLDAGAEVHITEVLSPTAVIVAPVWDEIA, from the coding sequence GTGACCGTCTACGTGATCCTCGGCCTGCTCGGCCTCGCGCTGCTCGCGGTGTCCCTGCTGGTCGGCGACCTGTTCGACGGGCTCACCGACGGGCTGCCGGGCGACGTCTTTTCGAGCGCCGTCATCGGTGGCTTCGTCGCCGCCTTCGGCTTCGGCGGCGCCCTGGCCGACGGGCTGGGGCTCCGGCTCCTCGTCAGTCTTCCCGTCGCCGTCGTCTCCGGTGTCCTCGTGGCCTGGTTCGCCGGATGGCTGACCGGGCTGGTGCGAGGCGGCGGGAGCGATGCGACGCCGTCGGTCGCCGACAGCATCGGCCGCAGCGGGCGCATCGTGTCCGAGGTCCCCGCCGACGGCTACGGGCTCGTCCGGGTCGCCGTCGGCGGCCACACCCTCCAGCTCAACGCCCGCTCCGTGCGCCCATTGGACGCCGGCGCCGAGGTCCACATCACCGAAGTCCTGTCGCCGACGGCAGTCATCGTGGCCCCCGTGTGGGACGAGATCGCCTAA
- a CDS encoding flotillin family protein, whose product MSSSVLVPVAGFVVLLVLLLLLVTSRYKVAGPNQAFIVTGRKGKAVLNPETGALTTDLSGQKVILGGGTFVIPFVQKLATMDLSSRRISVQIRGAVSGQGIKLNVEGVAIVKVGGNADQIRLAAQRFLSQQGDIEPFTQEVLAGALRSIVGGLTVEQIIRDRAAFAQRVADESENSLTGQGLILDTFQIQDVTDDGSYLSDLGRPEAARIRQTAAIAEAAARQAAEQASLKAEEEIAIAQRTLALKQAEIKSETDAAAANAASAGPLAQADRDQAVLAEQEKVAVRQAALTERQLETQVRKPADAERYKVEQEAEARRTSEIAAAEGRKASTIAAAEANAEEARLSGEAEKSRRAALAEAEAIEGARRGEAEKARRVAEAEATRAEGEAQAAATLAIGHAEAEAMDKRAAAFAGYNDAAVLQMVIEVLPQIAKEVAAPIAAIDQLTILSTDGAGALPKQVNDNVVQTLQMLKTSTGLDLGALLHRSVDKAANGVGVTTGKNGDTA is encoded by the coding sequence GTGTCCTCCTCCGTGCTCGTCCCCGTGGCCGGTTTCGTCGTCCTCCTGGTGCTCCTCCTGCTGCTGGTCACCAGTCGCTACAAGGTCGCCGGCCCCAACCAGGCCTTCATCGTGACCGGGCGCAAGGGCAAGGCCGTCCTCAACCCCGAGACGGGCGCACTGACGACCGACCTCTCGGGCCAGAAGGTGATCCTCGGCGGCGGCACGTTCGTCATCCCCTTCGTCCAGAAGCTCGCGACGATGGACCTGTCGAGCCGTCGCATCTCCGTGCAGATCCGCGGCGCAGTCTCCGGGCAGGGCATCAAGCTCAACGTGGAGGGCGTGGCGATCGTCAAGGTCGGGGGCAATGCCGACCAGATCCGGCTCGCCGCCCAGCGGTTCCTCTCCCAGCAGGGCGACATCGAGCCGTTCACGCAGGAGGTGCTGGCAGGTGCGCTGCGCTCGATCGTCGGCGGGCTGACCGTCGAGCAGATCATCCGTGATCGTGCCGCGTTCGCCCAGCGCGTCGCCGACGAGTCCGAGAACTCCCTGACGGGCCAGGGTCTGATCCTCGATACGTTCCAGATCCAGGACGTCACCGATGACGGCAGCTACCTGTCGGACCTCGGGCGCCCCGAGGCGGCCCGCATCCGCCAGACCGCCGCGATCGCCGAGGCCGCAGCGCGTCAGGCCGCCGAGCAGGCGAGCCTGAAGGCGGAGGAGGAGATCGCCATCGCCCAGCGCACGCTCGCCCTCAAGCAGGCCGAGATCAAGTCCGAGACGGATGCCGCGGCGGCCAACGCGGCCTCGGCCGGACCGCTCGCCCAGGCCGATCGCGACCAGGCGGTCCTCGCCGAGCAGGAGAAGGTCGCCGTCCGTCAGGCGGCCCTGACCGAGCGCCAGCTCGAGACCCAGGTGCGCAAGCCTGCCGACGCCGAGCGCTACAAGGTCGAGCAGGAGGCGGAGGCGCGGCGTACGTCCGAGATCGCCGCGGCTGAGGGCCGTAAGGCGTCCACCATCGCTGCCGCCGAGGCCAACGCCGAGGAGGCCCGCCTGTCCGGCGAGGCCGAGAAGTCACGCCGTGCGGCGCTCGCCGAGGCCGAGGCCATCGAGGGTGCGCGGCGAGGCGAGGCCGAGAAGGCTCGCCGTGTGGCCGAGGCCGAGGCGACCCGTGCAGAGGGCGAGGCACAGGCAGCGGCGACCCTCGCGATCGGCCATGCCGAGGCCGAGGCGATGGACAAGCGCGCCGCTGCGTTCGCCGGCTACAACGACGCGGCCGTGCTGCAGATGGTCATCGAGGTCCTCCCCCAGATCGCCAAGGAGGTCGCCGCGCCGATCGCGGCGATCGACCAGCTCACGATCCTGTCGACCGACGGTGCGGGCGCGTTGCCGAAGCAGGTCAACGACAACGTCGTCCAGACCCTGCAGATGCTCAAGACGTCCACAGGTCTCGACCTTGGGGCGCTCCTGCACCGCTCGGTCGACAAGGCCGCCAACGGCGTGGGCGTCACGACCGGCAAGAACGGCGACACCGCCTGA
- a CDS encoding 2'-5' RNA ligase family protein, with translation MALAVCVLFDARTERRIRELWARLESRGVHTLATHTHGRHHPHLSYAVLREWDLEAVHQAVDRLPDGGPFTLTCQGTLAFPRGRAALAPSLTAELARRQESVVAAVRATGADLHRNYAEGAWVPHVSLATRAPGALLPVVVAAVADVLPMPLVVNRAALVDSGTGETVVLPRIP, from the coding sequence ATGGCCCTCGCCGTCTGCGTCCTGTTCGATGCGCGGACCGAGCGTAGGATCCGCGAGCTGTGGGCGCGCCTGGAGTCGCGTGGCGTGCACACCCTCGCGACCCACACGCACGGCCGGCACCACCCCCACCTCTCGTACGCGGTGCTGCGGGAGTGGGATCTGGAAGCCGTGCACCAGGCGGTGGACAGGCTTCCCGATGGTGGTCCGTTCACCTTGACGTGCCAGGGCACGCTCGCGTTCCCGCGCGGGCGTGCCGCGCTGGCGCCGTCACTGACTGCCGAGCTGGCGCGGCGCCAGGAGTCCGTCGTGGCGGCCGTACGGGCGACGGGCGCCGACCTGCACCGCAACTATGCCGAGGGGGCCTGGGTCCCGCACGTCTCCCTCGCGACGCGGGCCCCGGGCGCGCTCCTCCCGGTGGTCGTCGCGGCGGTCGCTGACGTGCTCCCGATGCCTCTCGTGGTGAACCGTGCCGCGCTCGTCGACAGCGGGACGGGGGAGACCGTCGTGCTCCCCCGCATCCCGTGA
- a CDS encoding LLM class flavin-dependent oxidoreductase, with amino-acid sequence MASPKLSVLDLVPVRTDQTTSDALAATTALAGVADRLGFTRYWVAEHHNMPAVAATSPPVLIAILAAQTARIRLGSGGVMLPNHAPLAVAEQFALLEAAYPGRIDLGLGRAPGSDPVTSWALRGAAGRDDTDVQQFPQYLDDVMALMDSTVGVRVPIRGEDYRLRATPSATSTPRQWLLGSSTYSAHLAAAKGLPYVFAHHFSGQGTAEALEIYRREFQPSVHTPEPTTFLTVNVVVAETYEEAAALAIPNLQSMARLRTGAPLAALDLVEAAEKQELSEPQRAMVEDGLVRNVVGDPTQAAERIRALAAQFDVDEVMVHPVASAWHGGDPRRSVARERTLELLVAALVD; translated from the coding sequence ATGGCGTCTCCCAAGCTCTCGGTCCTCGACCTCGTCCCCGTCCGTACCGACCAGACGACCTCTGACGCGCTCGCCGCGACGACCGCGCTCGCGGGCGTGGCCGACCGGCTCGGGTTCACGCGCTACTGGGTCGCCGAGCACCACAACATGCCGGCGGTCGCGGCGACGTCCCCGCCCGTCCTGATCGCGATCCTCGCGGCGCAGACCGCGCGCATCCGCCTCGGATCGGGGGGAGTGATGCTCCCGAACCACGCGCCGCTCGCGGTCGCCGAGCAGTTCGCGCTGCTCGAGGCGGCGTACCCGGGCCGAATCGATCTCGGGCTCGGTCGCGCGCCCGGCTCCGATCCGGTGACCTCGTGGGCGCTTCGCGGTGCCGCGGGCCGCGACGACACGGACGTCCAGCAGTTCCCGCAGTACCTCGACGACGTGATGGCCCTGATGGACTCGACCGTGGGCGTCCGGGTTCCGATCCGCGGCGAGGACTACCGGCTCCGCGCGACGCCGAGCGCGACGTCGACGCCGCGTCAGTGGCTGCTCGGCTCTTCGACCTACTCCGCGCACCTCGCCGCCGCCAAGGGGCTGCCGTACGTGTTCGCGCACCACTTCTCGGGCCAGGGGACGGCTGAGGCGCTGGAGATCTATCGGCGCGAGTTCCAACCGAGCGTGCACACGCCCGAGCCGACGACGTTCCTCACCGTTAACGTGGTCGTCGCCGAGACGTACGAGGAGGCAGCCGCGCTCGCGATCCCCAACCTGCAGTCGATGGCGCGGCTGAGGACGGGCGCTCCGTTGGCGGCGTTGGACCTCGTGGAGGCCGCCGAGAAGCAGGAGCTGAGCGAACCTCAGCGCGCGATGGTCGAGGACGGACTGGTGCGCAACGTCGTCGGTGATCCGACGCAGGCCGCCGAGCGGATCCGTGCTCTGGCCGCGCAGTTCGACGTGGACGAGGTGATGGTGCACCCGGTTGCGTCCGCGTGGCACGGTGGCGACCCGCGGCGGTCCGTCGCCCGCGAAAGAACGCTCGAGCTCCTGGTCGCTGCGCTCGTCGACTGA
- a CDS encoding GlsB/YeaQ/YmgE family stress response membrane protein, which produces MLIIAIILFGMLAGALAQLILGRGMSGIDWTVAFVSGIVGSFVGGLLVSLLAGDGLELRPSGIVGSVIGALIVTFAWQWWRGRAQTSH; this is translated from the coding sequence GTGCTCATCATCGCGATCATCCTCTTCGGCATGCTGGCCGGCGCTCTTGCCCAGCTCATCCTCGGACGCGGAATGTCCGGCATCGACTGGACCGTCGCCTTCGTCTCCGGGATCGTCGGGTCCTTCGTCGGGGGGCTGCTCGTCAGCCTTCTCGCCGGCGACGGGCTCGAACTCCGTCCCAGCGGGATCGTCGGCTCGGTCATCGGTGCCCTGATCGTCACGTTCGCGTGGCAGTGGTGGCGCGGCCGCGCGCAGACGAGCCACTAG